Proteins co-encoded in one Pseudomonas beijingensis genomic window:
- a CDS encoding acetyl-CoA C-acyltransferase: MSNDPIVIVSAVRTPMGGFQGELKSLTAPQLGAVAIKAAVERAGIAPGAVEEVLFGCVLAAGQGQAPARQAALGAGLDKSTRCTTLNKMCGSGMEAAILAHDMLIAGSAEVVVAGGMESMSNAPYLLDRARGGYRMGHGRVLDHMFLDGLEDAYDKGRLMGTFAEDCAETNGFSREAQDAFAIASTTRAQQAIKDGSFDAEIVPLQVMVGKEQVTIRHDEQPPKARIDKIASLKPAFREGGTVTAANASSISDGAAALVLMRQSQAVQRGLKPLAVIHGHAAFADTPSLFPTAPIGAVKKLMQKTGWSLDQVDLFEVNEAFAVVGLVTMDKLEIAHDKVNVHGGACALGHPIGASGARILVTLLSALRQKGLKRGVAAICIGGGEATAMAVECLY; the protein is encoded by the coding sequence ATGTCCAACGATCCTATTGTCATCGTCAGCGCCGTCCGCACCCCCATGGGCGGTTTCCAGGGCGAACTGAAAAGCCTCACCGCCCCGCAACTGGGTGCCGTCGCCATCAAGGCCGCCGTGGAGCGTGCCGGCATCGCGCCGGGTGCGGTTGAAGAAGTGCTGTTCGGTTGCGTGCTCGCCGCTGGCCAGGGCCAGGCACCGGCACGTCAGGCCGCGCTGGGCGCCGGGCTCGACAAGTCGACCCGCTGCACCACGCTGAACAAGATGTGCGGTTCGGGCATGGAAGCGGCGATCCTGGCCCATGACATGCTCATCGCCGGCAGCGCCGAGGTGGTGGTGGCCGGCGGCATGGAAAGCATGTCCAACGCGCCGTACCTACTGGATCGCGCCCGTGGCGGTTACCGCATGGGCCATGGCCGGGTGCTTGACCACATGTTCCTCGACGGCCTGGAAGATGCCTACGACAAAGGTCGATTGATGGGCACCTTCGCCGAAGATTGCGCCGAGACCAACGGTTTCAGTCGCGAGGCCCAGGACGCCTTCGCCATTGCGTCCACCACCCGCGCCCAGCAGGCGATCAAGGACGGCAGTTTCGACGCCGAGATCGTGCCGCTGCAGGTCATGGTCGGCAAGGAACAAGTGACCATTCGCCACGACGAGCAGCCACCCAAAGCGCGGATCGACAAGATTGCCTCGCTCAAGCCGGCGTTCCGCGAGGGCGGGACGGTGACGGCGGCCAACGCCAGTTCCATTTCCGACGGCGCCGCTGCCCTGGTGCTGATGCGCCAGAGCCAGGCGGTCCAGCGTGGCCTCAAGCCTTTGGCGGTGATTCACGGTCACGCGGCGTTCGCCGATACCCCGAGCCTGTTTCCCACCGCGCCGATTGGTGCCGTGAAGAAACTGATGCAAAAGACCGGTTGGTCGTTGGATCAAGTCGACTTGTTCGAAGTCAACGAAGCCTTTGCCGTGGTGGGTTTGGTGACCATGGACAAGTTGGAAATCGCCCATGACAAGGTCAACGTCCACGGCGGCGCCTGCGCGCTGGGCCATCCGATTGGCGCGTCTGGCGCGCGGATCCTGGTGACATTGTTGTCGGCCCTGCGCCAGAAAGGCTTGAAGCGCGGCGTCGCGGCGATCTGCATCGGCGGCGGCGAAGCCACGGCCATGGCCGTCGAATGCCTGTATTAA
- a CDS encoding acyl-CoA dehydrogenase, translating to MLPTEEQTQIRDMARQFAQERLKPFAAEWDREHRFPREAIAEMAELGFFGMLVPEQWGGCDSGYLAYAMTLEEIAAGDGACSTIMSVHNSVGCVPILKFGNDEQKTKFLTPLASGAMLGAFALTEPQAGSDASSLKTRARLEGDHYVLNGCKQFITSGQNAGVVIVFAVTDPSAGKRGISAFIVPTDSPGYSVARVEDKLGQHASDTCQILFEEVKVPLANRLGEEGEGYKIALANLEGGRVGIAAQAVGMARAAFEAARDYARERSSFGKPIIEHQAVAFRLADMATQIAVARQMVHHAAALRDSGQPALVEASMAKLFASEMAEKVCSMALQTLGGYGYLNDFPLERIYRDVRVCQIYEGTSDIQRMVISRNL from the coding sequence ATGCTCCCGACTGAAGAACAGACCCAAATCCGCGACATGGCCCGGCAGTTCGCCCAGGAACGCCTGAAACCGTTCGCCGCCGAATGGGACCGTGAGCACCGTTTCCCCCGAGAAGCCATCGCTGAAATGGCCGAACTGGGCTTTTTCGGCATGTTGGTGCCGGAGCAGTGGGGCGGTTGTGACTCCGGTTACCTGGCCTACGCCATGACCCTGGAGGAAATCGCCGCCGGCGACGGCGCCTGCTCGACCATCATGAGCGTGCACAACTCGGTGGGTTGCGTGCCGATCCTCAAGTTCGGCAACGATGAGCAGAAAACGAAATTCCTCACGCCTCTGGCCAGCGGCGCGATGCTTGGCGCTTTCGCTCTGACCGAGCCCCAGGCCGGTTCGGACGCCAGCAGCCTCAAGACGCGGGCGCGCTTGGAGGGCGATCATTACGTGCTCAACGGTTGCAAGCAGTTCATCACCTCCGGGCAGAACGCCGGGGTGGTGATTGTGTTCGCGGTGACCGATCCGAGCGCCGGCAAGCGTGGCATCAGCGCGTTCATCGTGCCGACCGACTCGCCGGGCTACAGCGTGGCGCGGGTCGAAGACAAACTCGGCCAGCACGCGTCCGACACGTGCCAGATCCTCTTTGAGGAGGTGAAGGTGCCGCTGGCGAATCGCCTGGGGGAGGAGGGTGAGGGCTACAAGATCGCCCTGGCGAACCTGGAAGGCGGCCGGGTGGGCATCGCGGCGCAAGCGGTGGGCATGGCCCGCGCTGCGTTCGAGGCGGCCCGTGACTATGCCCGGGAGCGCTCCAGTTTCGGCAAGCCGATCATCGAGCACCAGGCCGTGGCGTTCCGTCTGGCCGATATGGCGACCCAGATCGCTGTAGCCCGGCAAATGGTGCACCACGCCGCCGCCCTGCGGGACAGTGGCCAGCCGGCTTTGGTAGAGGCGTCCATGGCCAAGCTGTTCGCCTCGGAAATGGCCGAAAAGGTCTGCTCCATGGCGTTGCAGACTCTGGGCGGTTACGGTTACCTCAACGACTTCCCGCTGGAGCGCATTTATCGCGACGTGCGGGTCTGTCAGATCTACGAAGGCACCAGCGACATTCAGCGCATGGTCATTTCGCGCAATCTTTGA
- a CDS encoding SDR family NAD(P)-dependent oxidoreductase, which yields MQIDNKIFLVSGGASGLGAATGEMLVKAGAKVMLVDLNADAVAAQAQKLGCQSVVADISNEAAAEAAVKATVDAFGGLNGLVNCAGIVRGEKILGKNGPHALASFSQVINVNLIGSFNLLRLAAAAIAESEANADGERGVIINTASVAAFDGQIGQAAYAASKGAIASLTLPAARELARFGIRVMTIAPGIFETPMMAGMTPEVRDSLAAGVPFPPRLGKPSEYAALVRHIIENSMLNGEVIRLDGALRMAAK from the coding sequence ATGCAGATCGACAACAAGATTTTCCTCGTCAGCGGCGGTGCTTCCGGCCTTGGCGCGGCCACCGGTGAAATGCTGGTCAAGGCCGGCGCCAAAGTGATGCTGGTGGACCTCAACGCCGACGCTGTGGCTGCCCAGGCGCAAAAGCTGGGTTGCCAGAGCGTGGTGGCCGACATCAGCAACGAAGCCGCGGCTGAAGCGGCGGTCAAGGCCACCGTCGATGCGTTCGGTGGTCTGAATGGGCTGGTGAATTGCGCCGGTATCGTGCGCGGCGAGAAGATCCTCGGCAAGAACGGCCCCCACGCACTGGCCAGCTTCAGCCAAGTGATCAACGTCAACCTGATCGGCAGCTTCAACTTGCTGCGCTTGGCGGCTGCGGCCATTGCCGAAAGCGAGGCCAATGCCGACGGCGAGCGTGGGGTGATCATCAATACCGCTTCGGTAGCAGCCTTCGACGGCCAGATCGGCCAGGCGGCTTACGCGGCCTCCAAAGGCGCCATCGCCAGCCTGACACTGCCGGCCGCCCGTGAACTGGCGCGCTTCGGTATCCGGGTGATGACCATCGCGCCGGGCATCTTCGAAACCCCGATGATGGCCGGCATGACCCCGGAGGTGCGCGACTCCCTGGCCGCCGGCGTGCCGTTTCCGCCGCGCCTTGGGAAACCTTCCGAGTACGCGGCGCTGGTCAGGCATATCATTGAGAACAGCATGCTCAACGGCGAGGTGATCCGTCTCGACGGCGCCTTGCGCATGGCAGCCAAATAA
- a CDS encoding enoyl-CoA hydratase, whose product MSYETILLEIKDRVGLITLNRPQALNALNAQIVSELNQALDSLEADPKIGCIVLTGSKKAFAAGADIKEMAELTYPKIYLDDLFSDSDRVANRRKPIIAAVNGFALGGGCELALMCDFILAGDNAKFGQPEINLGVLPGMGGTQRLTRAVGKAKAMEMCLTGRFIDAVEAERCGIVARIVPADELLDDALKTAALIASKSVPISMMVKESVNRAFEVSLSEGVRFERRVFHAAFATQDQKEGMAAFVAKRAAEFQDK is encoded by the coding sequence ATGAGCTACGAAACGATTTTATTGGAGATCAAGGACCGCGTCGGCCTGATCACCCTCAACCGTCCCCAGGCGTTGAACGCCTTGAATGCGCAGATCGTCAGCGAACTGAACCAGGCGTTGGATAGCCTGGAGGCGGATCCGAAGATTGGCTGCATCGTGCTGACGGGCTCGAAAAAAGCCTTCGCAGCCGGTGCCGACATCAAGGAAATGGCTGAGCTGACCTACCCGAAGATCTACCTGGACGACCTGTTCAGCGACAGCGACCGCGTGGCCAACCGCCGCAAGCCGATCATCGCGGCGGTGAATGGTTTTGCCTTGGGCGGTGGTTGTGAGCTGGCGTTGATGTGCGATTTCATCCTGGCCGGTGACAATGCCAAGTTCGGCCAGCCGGAAATCAACCTCGGCGTGTTGCCGGGCATGGGCGGCACCCAGCGCCTGACCCGGGCGGTGGGCAAGGCCAAGGCCATGGAAATGTGCCTGACCGGGCGCTTTATCGACGCGGTGGAAGCCGAGCGTTGCGGCATCGTCGCGCGGATCGTGCCGGCTGATGAACTGCTGGACGATGCGCTGAAAACCGCCGCGCTGATCGCCTCCAAGTCGGTGCCCATCAGCATGATGGTCAAGGAAAGCGTCAACCGCGCCTTTGAGGTCAGCCTGTCTGAAGGCGTACGTTTCGAGCGCCGGGTATTCCACGCGGCGTTCGCGACGCAGGATCAGAAGGAAGGCATGGCGGCGTTCGTGGCCAAGCGGGCGGCGGAGTTTCAGGACAAGTAA
- a CDS encoding AMP-binding protein, whose translation MRDYSSATSQFDYLPTVNAALHGSLEALNACVECCDRHALPGRIALFWEGRDGSDATWTYRDLQDNAARFANFLRAQGVGQGDKVAGLLPRTAELLIVVLATWRIGAVYQPLFTAFGPKAIEHRLGSSGARVVVTDAVNRPKLNEVAGCPTIVTVGGEKGQGIVRGDYSFWAEVANHSSECEPLMLTGEDPFLLMFTSGTTGPAKALSVPLKAIAAFQSYMRDAVDLRPEDAFWNVADPGWAYGIYFGVTGPLAMGHPITFYDGPFTLESTCRIINKYAITNLIGSPTAYRLLIAGGEQFARSIKGKLRIVSSAGEPLNPEVIRWFADNLNVVIHDHYGQTELGMVLCNHHGLEHPVHLGAAGFASPGHRIVVLDENQRELGVGEPGILAVDRSQSPMCWFAGYEGAPTKAFVGDYYLSGDTVELNPDGSISFVGRSDDVITTSGYRVGPFDVESALIEHPAVVEAAVIGKPDPERTELVKAFVVLSTQYRASPELAEELRLHVRQRLAAHDYPREIEFVSDLPKTPSGKLQRFILRNQEIAKVQETLAHNVSA comes from the coding sequence ATGCGCGATTATTCGTCCGCCACGTCGCAGTTCGATTACCTGCCCACCGTCAACGCCGCACTGCACGGCTCGCTCGAGGCGCTCAATGCCTGTGTCGAGTGTTGCGACCGGCATGCGTTGCCGGGTCGCATCGCCTTGTTCTGGGAGGGCCGTGACGGCAGCGACGCCACCTGGACCTACCGTGACCTGCAGGACAACGCCGCGCGGTTCGCCAATTTTCTACGCGCCCAAGGCGTCGGCCAGGGCGACAAAGTGGCCGGCCTGCTGCCGCGTACCGCGGAACTCTTGATCGTGGTACTGGCCACCTGGCGCATCGGGGCGGTGTATCAACCGCTGTTCACCGCGTTCGGGCCCAAGGCCATCGAACACCGCCTCGGCAGCTCGGGCGCGCGGGTCGTCGTCACCGACGCCGTCAACCGTCCCAAGCTAAACGAAGTTGCCGGTTGCCCCACCATCGTCACGGTGGGCGGCGAAAAGGGCCAGGGCATCGTGCGCGGCGATTACAGTTTCTGGGCCGAAGTGGCGAACCATTCCAGTGAGTGCGAACCGCTGATGCTCACCGGCGAAGACCCGTTCCTGCTGATGTTCACCTCCGGCACCACGGGCCCCGCCAAGGCGCTGTCGGTGCCGCTCAAGGCCATCGCGGCGTTCCAGAGCTACATGCGCGACGCGGTGGACCTGCGCCCTGAAGACGCCTTCTGGAACGTCGCCGACCCCGGTTGGGCCTACGGCATTTATTTTGGCGTGACCGGGCCGCTGGCCATGGGGCATCCGATTACCTTCTACGATGGCCCGTTCACCCTGGAAAGCACCTGCCGGATCATCAACAAATACGCCATCACCAACCTGATCGGTTCACCCACGGCCTATCGCCTGTTGATTGCCGGCGGCGAGCAGTTTGCCCGCTCGATCAAGGGCAAGCTGCGCATCGTCAGCAGTGCTGGCGAGCCGTTGAACCCGGAGGTGATCCGCTGGTTCGCCGACAACCTGAACGTGGTAATCCACGACCATTACGGCCAGACCGAACTGGGCATGGTGCTGTGCAACCACCATGGGTTGGAACACCCGGTGCACCTGGGCGCAGCCGGTTTCGCCTCGCCGGGCCACCGGATCGTGGTGCTGGATGAAAACCAGCGCGAGCTGGGCGTGGGCGAACCGGGCATTCTCGCGGTGGACCGCAGCCAGTCGCCCATGTGCTGGTTCGCCGGTTACGAAGGCGCGCCGACCAAGGCCTTCGTTGGTGATTACTACTTGAGCGGCGACACCGTGGAACTGAACCCGGACGGCAGCATCAGCTTCGTCGGCCGCAGCGACGATGTGATCACCACCTCCGGCTACCGGGTCGGTCCGTTCGACGTGGAAAGCGCGCTGATCGAACACCCGGCCGTGGTGGAAGCGGCGGTGATCGGCAAGCCTGATCCGGAACGCACCGAGTTGGTGAAGGCCTTCGTGGTGCTCAGCACCCAATACCGCGCCTCACCGGAGCTGGCCGAGGAACTGCGCCTGCACGTGCGCCAGCGCCTGGCGGCCCATGACTATCCCCGTGAAATCGAATTTGTCAGCGACTTGCCGAAAACCCCAAGCGGCAAGTTGCAGCGCTTCATCTTGCGCAACCAGGAGATCGCCAAGGTTCAAGAGACTTTGGCGCACAACGTTTCAGCTTGA